The following proteins come from a genomic window of Crassostrea angulata isolate pt1a10 chromosome 1, ASM2561291v2, whole genome shotgun sequence:
- the LOC128184454 gene encoding liprin-alpha-1-like isoform X1, whose translation MMCDVMPTISESGSNDRESQSSQDEANFEQLMVNMLDERDKLMETLRETQDSLTLTQQKLADVEKERDTLQGQFQATTPQQEFANISKEVNQLRDQLLEREEEVSELKAERNNTRLLLEHLECLVSRHERSLRMTVVKRQASSPAGVSSEVEVLKALKSLFEHHKALDEKVRERLRVALEKVASLEEELANANQELFTLRELQSKSRHSSGSTEDSLKTIKHDSGPQDTDHPKPEIHKQRLSNGTIDPDSEVNRVIELQDTVEKQNSELTSARTRLLELTNKITELEETSTTATKDLNKTQEQLVKLQRDLRESLAQREDQEERIATLEKRYLNAQRESTSLHDLNDKLESELANKESHLKSNEEKIRQLQEKLELADQKLQQSLKKAEALPTVEAELQQRLEALSKAEELHGSAEERVSRVEQKLMDNEAELSRARMREKMNEEHNARLSATVDKLLAESNERLQLHLKERMAALEEKNQLTQELERIRKALDENQQEKERISEDLMRANREVDTLRQQIEHLARYMPGSGYVIRSPMDEVTRRSQRGREQSLEEDPTKVNTLNEQEHEKLKQAQILEKLQQAFDASGSEEGSENESVIEAFDMWSPSGPTDAQTLALMLQEQLDAINNEIRLIQEEKETTEQRAEELESRVGSGSLDTIANRWRTSPPLSERATPTTRTLQTRDYLQKYHTAPAGMTTAHLYTYSSSSPQLATAANDHSISQMYSRDDSAINEENRPIKCESSPPTPRSLRLERGSGSHNTSAEDTPSRTVIDTTQSSQSPFSTPNSSQDSLHKNQQQQQQQKKKGIKSSLGRLFSKKEKQKAKALAQDLLLPSGGGFGDLSDMGAGDALTLGLGQSEYDRRKKKKHELLEEAMKAGTPFALWNGPTVVAWLELWVGMPAWYVAACRANVKSGAIMSALSDQEIQREIGISNPLHRLKLRLAIQEMVSLTSPSAPKPTSSTLAFGDMNHEWIGNEWLPSIGLPQYRSHFMECLVDARMLDHLTKKDLRGQLKMVDSFHRTSLQYAINCLKRVNYDKKELERRREESASEIKDVLVWSNERLIKWVQSIGLREYANNLIESGVHGALIALDESFDANSMALALQIPSQSPQQARAVLEREFGNLLVLGTDRRLDEGEGGKLRRAPSWRKKFRTKDRSRESGDEGEPSGTEGQTQQSPQHSRRQGGADNSMHRRTTEHMMNY comes from the exons ATGATGTGCGACGTGATGCCTACGATTTCTGAGTCCGGTTCTAATGACCGGGAGTCTCAGAGCTCGCAAGATGAGGCCAACTTTGAGCAGCTGATGGTCAACATGCTTGATGAGAGGGATAAACTGATGGAAACACTTCGGGAGACCCAAGATAGTTTAACCCTCACCCAGCAGAAACTGGCCGACGTGGAGAAAGAACGAGATACCTTACAGGGGCAATTTCAAGCCACCACACCTCAG CAAGAATTTGCCAATATATCAAAAGAAGTGAACCAGCTACGAGATCAATTGTTGGAAAGGGAAGAAGAAGTTTCAGAACTAAAGGCAGAGAGGAATAATACACGG TTGTTACTGGAGCATCTTGAGTGTTTGGTATCCAGACATGAGCGGTCCTTGCGGATGACGGTGGTCAAGCGGCAGGCGTCGTCCCCGGCGGGCGTGTCCAGTGAAGTTGAGGTCCTCAAGGCCCTCAAGTCGCTGTTTGAACACCACAAGGCCCTGGATGAAAAG GTCCGAGAACGTCTTCGAGTTGCCTTGGAGAAAGTGGCTTCTTTAGAAGAAGAATTGGCGAATGCTAATCAAGAG TTATTCACCTTAAGAGAACTGCAGAGTAAGTCTAGACATTCCAGTGGAAGCACAGAGGACAGTCTAAAAACCATAAAACATGACTCAGGACCCCAGGACACCGACCATCCAAAACCAGAAATTCACAAG CAAAGATTGTCAAATGGCACCATTGACCCAGATTCAGAGGTTAATCGGGTCATCGAGCTCCAGGACACGGTGGAAAAACAGAACTCTGAGCTGACCTCGGCCAGAACCAGGCTGCTGGAACTGACCAATAAAATCACAGAGCTGGAAGAAACCTCGACCACTGCCACAAAGGATCTGAACAAAACTCAGGAACAGCTAGTGAAGCTACAGAGGGACCTCCGAGAG tcTCTTGCTCAGAGAGAGGATCAGGAGGAGAGAATAGCCACATTGGAGAAGAGGTACCTAAACGCCCAAAGGGAGTCTACCTCACTCCATGACCTGAATGACAAGTTGGAGTCTGAATTAGCTAATAAAGAAAGCCATTTAAAGTCT AATGAGGAGAAGATTCGACAGCTCCAAGAGAAGCTGGAGTTGGCGGACCAGAAACTACAGCAGTCGCTGAAGAAGGCGGAGGCCCTACCCACTGTAGAGGCGGAGCTACAGCAGAGACTGGAGGCCCTCAGTAAGGCAGAGGAGCTGCATGGGTCCGCGGAGGAGAGGGTGTCCAGGGTGGAGCAGAAACTGATGGACAATGAGGCGGAGCTCTCCAGG GCCAGAATGAGGGAGAAGATGAATGAGGAGCACAATGCCCGGCTGTCAGCCACGGTCGACAAGTTACTGGCCGAGTCGAACGAGCGACTACAACTTCACCTAAAGGAGAGAATGGCTGCCCTAGAGGAGAAGAACCAACTCACCCAGGAACTGGAACGAATCCGCAAAGCTCTGGATGAAAACCAGCAAGAAAAG GAAAGAATATCGGAAGATTTGATGAGAGCCAACCGAGAGGTGGATACCCTCAGGCAGCAGATAGAGCACCTTgccaggtacat GCCAGGGAGTGGGTACGTGATAAGAAGTCCAATGGATGAGGTCACTCGAAGGTCACAGCGGGGCAGAGAGCAGTCCCTGGAAGAGGACCCCACTAAG GTTAATACTCTGAATGAACAAGAACACGAGAAGTTGAAGCAGGCCCAAATACTGGAGAAGCTACAGCAAGCGTTTGACGCCAGTGGGAGTGAAGAGGGCAGCGAGAACGAATCAGTGATCGAGGCCTTTGACATGTGGTCCCCCAGCGGCCCCACCGACGCCCAGACCCTGGCCCTGATGCTGCAGGAGCAGTTAGACGCAATCAATAATGAAATCAG GTTAATCCAGGAAGAGAAAGAAACGACGGAGCAGCGAGCTGAGGAGCTGGAAAGTCGGGTAGGGAGTGGTAGTCTTGATACGATTGCCAACAGATGGCGTACCTCTCCGCCTCTGAGCGAGAGGGCGACGCCCACTACTCGTACATTGCAAACAAGAGATTACCTTCAAAAGTACCACACC GCTCCTGCTGGAATGACCACTGCCCACCTGTATACCTACTCCTCATCTAGTCCTCAGTTAGCCACTGCTGCCAATGACCACAGTATATCACAG ATGTACAGTAGAGATGACTCAGCCATTAACGAGGAGAACCGACCAATCAAGTGTGAATCTAGTCCCCCCACCCCCCGATCTCTACGGCTGGAGCGAGGCTCAGGCAGTCATAATACCTCCGCAGAGGACACACCAAG TAGAACCGTGATAGACACTACACAGTCCTCACAGAGTCCTTTCAGTACCCCCAACAGTAGTCAGGACTCACTCCACAAAAACCAGCAGCAGCAACAACAGCAGAAGAAGAAGGGCATCAAGAGCTCGCTGGGCCGACTCTTCAGCAAGAAGGAGAAGCAGAAAGCCAAGGCCCTAGCTCAGGACTTGCTCCTTCCATCCG GTGGAGGCTTTGGTGACCTGAGTGACATGGGGGCGGGGGATGCCCTGACCCTGGGTCTCGGACAGTCTGAGTACGACAGGAGGAAGAAGAAAAA GCATGAGTTGCTAGAGGAAGCCATGAAGGCAGGGACTCCGTTCGCTCTGTGGAATGGGCCGACTGTGGTAGCCTGGTTAGAG CTGTGGGTGGGTATGCCAGCTTGGTATGTGGCCGCCTGCAGAGCAAACGTCAAAAGTGGTGCAATAATGTCGGCGCTGTCGGACCAGGAGATCCAGCGGGAGATCGGGATCAGTAACCCGCTGCACCGCCTCAAGTTGAGGCTGGCCATACAGGAGATGGTCAGCCTGACCAGTCCCTCCGCTCCCAAACCCACCAGCTCT ACTCTGGCATTCGGAGACATGAACCACGAGTGGATCGGTAACGAGTGGCTGCCCTCCATCGGACTCCCCCAGTACCGCAGTCACTTCATGGAGTGTCTGGTGGACGCCCGCATGCTGGACCACCTGACCAAGAAAGATCTGAGGGGACAGCTCAAAATGGTGGACAGCTTCCATAG AACAAGTTTACAGTATGCTATTAATTGTCTAAAACGTGTGAATTATGACAAGAAGGAACTGGAGAGGAGGAGAGAAGAAAGTGCTTCAGAAATTAAAG ATGTACTGGTCTGGTCAAACGAGAGATTGATAAAGTGGGTCCAATCCATAGGTCTACGGGAATATGCAAATAACTTGATCGAGTCTGGGGTTCACGGTGCTCTTATTGCCTTAGATGAAAGCTTTGATGCCAACAGCATGGCCCTGGCGCTACAGATCCCCAGCCAGAGTCCCCAG CAGGCACGGGCGGTTTTGGAGCGAGAGTTTGGGAACTTGTTGGTGTTGGGAACAGACAGACGATTGGACGAG GGTGAGGGTGGAAAGTTGAGACGAGCTCCATCATGGAGGAAAAAGTTTCGGACCAAGGACAGGAGTCGTGAGAGCGGGGATGAGGGGGAGCCGAGCGGGACCGAGGGTCAGACCCAACAGTCCCCCCAACACAGTCGCAGGCAGGGCGGGGCGGACAACTCAATGCACCGCCGCACCACCGAACACATGATGAACTACTGA
- the LOC128184454 gene encoding liprin-alpha-1-like isoform X2, with amino-acid sequence MMCDVMPTISESGSNDRESQSSQDEANFEQLMVNMLDERDKLMETLRETQDSLTLTQQKLADVEKERDTLQGQFQATTPQQEFANISKEVNQLRDQLLEREEEVSELKAERNNTRLLLEHLECLVSRHERSLRMTVVKRQASSPAGVSSEVEVLKALKSLFEHHKALDEKVRERLRVALEKVASLEEELANANQELFTLRELQSKSRHSSGSTEDSLKTIKHDSGPQDTDHPKPEIHKQRLSNGTIDPDSEVNRVIELQDTVEKQNSELTSARTRLLELTNKITELEETSTTATKDLNKTQEQLVKLQRDLRESLAQREDQEERIATLEKRYLNAQRESTSLHDLNDKLESELANKESHLKSNEEKIRQLQEKLELADQKLQQSLKKAEALPTVEAELQQRLEALSKAEELHGSAEERVSRVEQKLMDNEAELSRARMREKMNEEHNARLSATVDKLLAESNERLQLHLKERMAALEEKNQLTQELERIRKALDENQQEKERISEDLMRANREVDTLRQQIEHLARPGSGYVIRSPMDEVTRRSQRGREQSLEEDPTKVNTLNEQEHEKLKQAQILEKLQQAFDASGSEEGSENESVIEAFDMWSPSGPTDAQTLALMLQEQLDAINNEIRLIQEEKETTEQRAEELESRVGSGSLDTIANRWRTSPPLSERATPTTRTLQTRDYLQKYHTAPAGMTTAHLYTYSSSSPQLATAANDHSISQMYSRDDSAINEENRPIKCESSPPTPRSLRLERGSGSHNTSAEDTPSRTVIDTTQSSQSPFSTPNSSQDSLHKNQQQQQQQKKKGIKSSLGRLFSKKEKQKAKALAQDLLLPSGGGFGDLSDMGAGDALTLGLGQSEYDRRKKKKHELLEEAMKAGTPFALWNGPTVVAWLELWVGMPAWYVAACRANVKSGAIMSALSDQEIQREIGISNPLHRLKLRLAIQEMVSLTSPSAPKPTSSTLAFGDMNHEWIGNEWLPSIGLPQYRSHFMECLVDARMLDHLTKKDLRGQLKMVDSFHRTSLQYAINCLKRVNYDKKELERRREESASEIKDVLVWSNERLIKWVQSIGLREYANNLIESGVHGALIALDESFDANSMALALQIPSQSPQQARAVLEREFGNLLVLGTDRRLDEGEGGKLRRAPSWRKKFRTKDRSRESGDEGEPSGTEGQTQQSPQHSRRQGGADNSMHRRTTEHMMNY; translated from the exons ATGATGTGCGACGTGATGCCTACGATTTCTGAGTCCGGTTCTAATGACCGGGAGTCTCAGAGCTCGCAAGATGAGGCCAACTTTGAGCAGCTGATGGTCAACATGCTTGATGAGAGGGATAAACTGATGGAAACACTTCGGGAGACCCAAGATAGTTTAACCCTCACCCAGCAGAAACTGGCCGACGTGGAGAAAGAACGAGATACCTTACAGGGGCAATTTCAAGCCACCACACCTCAG CAAGAATTTGCCAATATATCAAAAGAAGTGAACCAGCTACGAGATCAATTGTTGGAAAGGGAAGAAGAAGTTTCAGAACTAAAGGCAGAGAGGAATAATACACGG TTGTTACTGGAGCATCTTGAGTGTTTGGTATCCAGACATGAGCGGTCCTTGCGGATGACGGTGGTCAAGCGGCAGGCGTCGTCCCCGGCGGGCGTGTCCAGTGAAGTTGAGGTCCTCAAGGCCCTCAAGTCGCTGTTTGAACACCACAAGGCCCTGGATGAAAAG GTCCGAGAACGTCTTCGAGTTGCCTTGGAGAAAGTGGCTTCTTTAGAAGAAGAATTGGCGAATGCTAATCAAGAG TTATTCACCTTAAGAGAACTGCAGAGTAAGTCTAGACATTCCAGTGGAAGCACAGAGGACAGTCTAAAAACCATAAAACATGACTCAGGACCCCAGGACACCGACCATCCAAAACCAGAAATTCACAAG CAAAGATTGTCAAATGGCACCATTGACCCAGATTCAGAGGTTAATCGGGTCATCGAGCTCCAGGACACGGTGGAAAAACAGAACTCTGAGCTGACCTCGGCCAGAACCAGGCTGCTGGAACTGACCAATAAAATCACAGAGCTGGAAGAAACCTCGACCACTGCCACAAAGGATCTGAACAAAACTCAGGAACAGCTAGTGAAGCTACAGAGGGACCTCCGAGAG tcTCTTGCTCAGAGAGAGGATCAGGAGGAGAGAATAGCCACATTGGAGAAGAGGTACCTAAACGCCCAAAGGGAGTCTACCTCACTCCATGACCTGAATGACAAGTTGGAGTCTGAATTAGCTAATAAAGAAAGCCATTTAAAGTCT AATGAGGAGAAGATTCGACAGCTCCAAGAGAAGCTGGAGTTGGCGGACCAGAAACTACAGCAGTCGCTGAAGAAGGCGGAGGCCCTACCCACTGTAGAGGCGGAGCTACAGCAGAGACTGGAGGCCCTCAGTAAGGCAGAGGAGCTGCATGGGTCCGCGGAGGAGAGGGTGTCCAGGGTGGAGCAGAAACTGATGGACAATGAGGCGGAGCTCTCCAGG GCCAGAATGAGGGAGAAGATGAATGAGGAGCACAATGCCCGGCTGTCAGCCACGGTCGACAAGTTACTGGCCGAGTCGAACGAGCGACTACAACTTCACCTAAAGGAGAGAATGGCTGCCCTAGAGGAGAAGAACCAACTCACCCAGGAACTGGAACGAATCCGCAAAGCTCTGGATGAAAACCAGCAAGAAAAG GAAAGAATATCGGAAGATTTGATGAGAGCCAACCGAGAGGTGGATACCCTCAGGCAGCAGATAGAGCACCTTgccag GCCAGGGAGTGGGTACGTGATAAGAAGTCCAATGGATGAGGTCACTCGAAGGTCACAGCGGGGCAGAGAGCAGTCCCTGGAAGAGGACCCCACTAAG GTTAATACTCTGAATGAACAAGAACACGAGAAGTTGAAGCAGGCCCAAATACTGGAGAAGCTACAGCAAGCGTTTGACGCCAGTGGGAGTGAAGAGGGCAGCGAGAACGAATCAGTGATCGAGGCCTTTGACATGTGGTCCCCCAGCGGCCCCACCGACGCCCAGACCCTGGCCCTGATGCTGCAGGAGCAGTTAGACGCAATCAATAATGAAATCAG GTTAATCCAGGAAGAGAAAGAAACGACGGAGCAGCGAGCTGAGGAGCTGGAAAGTCGGGTAGGGAGTGGTAGTCTTGATACGATTGCCAACAGATGGCGTACCTCTCCGCCTCTGAGCGAGAGGGCGACGCCCACTACTCGTACATTGCAAACAAGAGATTACCTTCAAAAGTACCACACC GCTCCTGCTGGAATGACCACTGCCCACCTGTATACCTACTCCTCATCTAGTCCTCAGTTAGCCACTGCTGCCAATGACCACAGTATATCACAG ATGTACAGTAGAGATGACTCAGCCATTAACGAGGAGAACCGACCAATCAAGTGTGAATCTAGTCCCCCCACCCCCCGATCTCTACGGCTGGAGCGAGGCTCAGGCAGTCATAATACCTCCGCAGAGGACACACCAAG TAGAACCGTGATAGACACTACACAGTCCTCACAGAGTCCTTTCAGTACCCCCAACAGTAGTCAGGACTCACTCCACAAAAACCAGCAGCAGCAACAACAGCAGAAGAAGAAGGGCATCAAGAGCTCGCTGGGCCGACTCTTCAGCAAGAAGGAGAAGCAGAAAGCCAAGGCCCTAGCTCAGGACTTGCTCCTTCCATCCG GTGGAGGCTTTGGTGACCTGAGTGACATGGGGGCGGGGGATGCCCTGACCCTGGGTCTCGGACAGTCTGAGTACGACAGGAGGAAGAAGAAAAA GCATGAGTTGCTAGAGGAAGCCATGAAGGCAGGGACTCCGTTCGCTCTGTGGAATGGGCCGACTGTGGTAGCCTGGTTAGAG CTGTGGGTGGGTATGCCAGCTTGGTATGTGGCCGCCTGCAGAGCAAACGTCAAAAGTGGTGCAATAATGTCGGCGCTGTCGGACCAGGAGATCCAGCGGGAGATCGGGATCAGTAACCCGCTGCACCGCCTCAAGTTGAGGCTGGCCATACAGGAGATGGTCAGCCTGACCAGTCCCTCCGCTCCCAAACCCACCAGCTCT ACTCTGGCATTCGGAGACATGAACCACGAGTGGATCGGTAACGAGTGGCTGCCCTCCATCGGACTCCCCCAGTACCGCAGTCACTTCATGGAGTGTCTGGTGGACGCCCGCATGCTGGACCACCTGACCAAGAAAGATCTGAGGGGACAGCTCAAAATGGTGGACAGCTTCCATAG AACAAGTTTACAGTATGCTATTAATTGTCTAAAACGTGTGAATTATGACAAGAAGGAACTGGAGAGGAGGAGAGAAGAAAGTGCTTCAGAAATTAAAG ATGTACTGGTCTGGTCAAACGAGAGATTGATAAAGTGGGTCCAATCCATAGGTCTACGGGAATATGCAAATAACTTGATCGAGTCTGGGGTTCACGGTGCTCTTATTGCCTTAGATGAAAGCTTTGATGCCAACAGCATGGCCCTGGCGCTACAGATCCCCAGCCAGAGTCCCCAG CAGGCACGGGCGGTTTTGGAGCGAGAGTTTGGGAACTTGTTGGTGTTGGGAACAGACAGACGATTGGACGAG GGTGAGGGTGGAAAGTTGAGACGAGCTCCATCATGGAGGAAAAAGTTTCGGACCAAGGACAGGAGTCGTGAGAGCGGGGATGAGGGGGAGCCGAGCGGGACCGAGGGTCAGACCCAACAGTCCCCCCAACACAGTCGCAGGCAGGGCGGGGCGGACAACTCAATGCACCGCCGCACCACCGAACACATGATGAACTACTGA
- the LOC128184454 gene encoding liprin-alpha-1-like isoform X3 codes for MMCDVMPTISESGSNDRESQSSQDEANFEQLMVNMLDERDKLMETLRETQDSLTLTQQKLADVEKERDTLQGQFQATTPQQEFANISKEVNQLRDQLLEREEEVSELKAERNNTRLLLEHLECLVSRHERSLRMTVVKRQASSPAGVSSEVEVLKALKSLFEHHKALDEKVRERLRVALEKVASLEEELANANQELFTLRELQSKSRHSSGSTEDSLKTIKHDSGPQDTDHPKPEIHKQRLSNGTIDPDSEVNRVIELQDTVEKQNSELTSARTRLLELTNKITELEETSTTATKDLNKTQEQLVKLQRDLRESLAQREDQEERIATLEKRYLNAQRESTSLHDLNDKLESELANKESHLKSNEEKIRQLQEKLELADQKLQQSLKKAEALPTVEAELQQRLEALSKAEELHGSAEERVSRVEQKLMDNEAELSRARMREKMNEEHNARLSATVDKLLAESNERLQLHLKERMAALEEKNQLTQELERIRKALDENQQEKERISEDLMRANREVDTLRQQIEHLARYMPGSGYVIRSPMDEVTRRSQRGREQSLEEDPTKVNTLNEQEHEKLKQAQILEKLQQAFDASGSEEGSENESVIEAFDMWSPSGPTDAQTLALMLQEQLDAINNEIRLIQEEKETTEQRAEELESRAPAGMTTAHLYTYSSSSPQLATAANDHSISQMYSRDDSAINEENRPIKCESSPPTPRSLRLERGSGSHNTSAEDTPSRTVIDTTQSSQSPFSTPNSSQDSLHKNQQQQQQQKKKGIKSSLGRLFSKKEKQKAKALAQDLLLPSGGGFGDLSDMGAGDALTLGLGQSEYDRRKKKKHELLEEAMKAGTPFALWNGPTVVAWLELWVGMPAWYVAACRANVKSGAIMSALSDQEIQREIGISNPLHRLKLRLAIQEMVSLTSPSAPKPTSSTLAFGDMNHEWIGNEWLPSIGLPQYRSHFMECLVDARMLDHLTKKDLRGQLKMVDSFHRTSLQYAINCLKRVNYDKKELERRREESASEIKDVLVWSNERLIKWVQSIGLREYANNLIESGVHGALIALDESFDANSMALALQIPSQSPQQARAVLEREFGNLLVLGTDRRLDEGEGGKLRRAPSWRKKFRTKDRSRESGDEGEPSGTEGQTQQSPQHSRRQGGADNSMHRRTTEHMMNY; via the exons ATGATGTGCGACGTGATGCCTACGATTTCTGAGTCCGGTTCTAATGACCGGGAGTCTCAGAGCTCGCAAGATGAGGCCAACTTTGAGCAGCTGATGGTCAACATGCTTGATGAGAGGGATAAACTGATGGAAACACTTCGGGAGACCCAAGATAGTTTAACCCTCACCCAGCAGAAACTGGCCGACGTGGAGAAAGAACGAGATACCTTACAGGGGCAATTTCAAGCCACCACACCTCAG CAAGAATTTGCCAATATATCAAAAGAAGTGAACCAGCTACGAGATCAATTGTTGGAAAGGGAAGAAGAAGTTTCAGAACTAAAGGCAGAGAGGAATAATACACGG TTGTTACTGGAGCATCTTGAGTGTTTGGTATCCAGACATGAGCGGTCCTTGCGGATGACGGTGGTCAAGCGGCAGGCGTCGTCCCCGGCGGGCGTGTCCAGTGAAGTTGAGGTCCTCAAGGCCCTCAAGTCGCTGTTTGAACACCACAAGGCCCTGGATGAAAAG GTCCGAGAACGTCTTCGAGTTGCCTTGGAGAAAGTGGCTTCTTTAGAAGAAGAATTGGCGAATGCTAATCAAGAG TTATTCACCTTAAGAGAACTGCAGAGTAAGTCTAGACATTCCAGTGGAAGCACAGAGGACAGTCTAAAAACCATAAAACATGACTCAGGACCCCAGGACACCGACCATCCAAAACCAGAAATTCACAAG CAAAGATTGTCAAATGGCACCATTGACCCAGATTCAGAGGTTAATCGGGTCATCGAGCTCCAGGACACGGTGGAAAAACAGAACTCTGAGCTGACCTCGGCCAGAACCAGGCTGCTGGAACTGACCAATAAAATCACAGAGCTGGAAGAAACCTCGACCACTGCCACAAAGGATCTGAACAAAACTCAGGAACAGCTAGTGAAGCTACAGAGGGACCTCCGAGAG tcTCTTGCTCAGAGAGAGGATCAGGAGGAGAGAATAGCCACATTGGAGAAGAGGTACCTAAACGCCCAAAGGGAGTCTACCTCACTCCATGACCTGAATGACAAGTTGGAGTCTGAATTAGCTAATAAAGAAAGCCATTTAAAGTCT AATGAGGAGAAGATTCGACAGCTCCAAGAGAAGCTGGAGTTGGCGGACCAGAAACTACAGCAGTCGCTGAAGAAGGCGGAGGCCCTACCCACTGTAGAGGCGGAGCTACAGCAGAGACTGGAGGCCCTCAGTAAGGCAGAGGAGCTGCATGGGTCCGCGGAGGAGAGGGTGTCCAGGGTGGAGCAGAAACTGATGGACAATGAGGCGGAGCTCTCCAGG GCCAGAATGAGGGAGAAGATGAATGAGGAGCACAATGCCCGGCTGTCAGCCACGGTCGACAAGTTACTGGCCGAGTCGAACGAGCGACTACAACTTCACCTAAAGGAGAGAATGGCTGCCCTAGAGGAGAAGAACCAACTCACCCAGGAACTGGAACGAATCCGCAAAGCTCTGGATGAAAACCAGCAAGAAAAG GAAAGAATATCGGAAGATTTGATGAGAGCCAACCGAGAGGTGGATACCCTCAGGCAGCAGATAGAGCACCTTgccaggtacat GCCAGGGAGTGGGTACGTGATAAGAAGTCCAATGGATGAGGTCACTCGAAGGTCACAGCGGGGCAGAGAGCAGTCCCTGGAAGAGGACCCCACTAAG GTTAATACTCTGAATGAACAAGAACACGAGAAGTTGAAGCAGGCCCAAATACTGGAGAAGCTACAGCAAGCGTTTGACGCCAGTGGGAGTGAAGAGGGCAGCGAGAACGAATCAGTGATCGAGGCCTTTGACATGTGGTCCCCCAGCGGCCCCACCGACGCCCAGACCCTGGCCCTGATGCTGCAGGAGCAGTTAGACGCAATCAATAATGAAATCAG GTTAATCCAGGAAGAGAAAGAAACGACGGAGCAGCGAGCTGAGGAGCTGGAAAGTCGG GCTCCTGCTGGAATGACCACTGCCCACCTGTATACCTACTCCTCATCTAGTCCTCAGTTAGCCACTGCTGCCAATGACCACAGTATATCACAG ATGTACAGTAGAGATGACTCAGCCATTAACGAGGAGAACCGACCAATCAAGTGTGAATCTAGTCCCCCCACCCCCCGATCTCTACGGCTGGAGCGAGGCTCAGGCAGTCATAATACCTCCGCAGAGGACACACCAAG TAGAACCGTGATAGACACTACACAGTCCTCACAGAGTCCTTTCAGTACCCCCAACAGTAGTCAGGACTCACTCCACAAAAACCAGCAGCAGCAACAACAGCAGAAGAAGAAGGGCATCAAGAGCTCGCTGGGCCGACTCTTCAGCAAGAAGGAGAAGCAGAAAGCCAAGGCCCTAGCTCAGGACTTGCTCCTTCCATCCG GTGGAGGCTTTGGTGACCTGAGTGACATGGGGGCGGGGGATGCCCTGACCCTGGGTCTCGGACAGTCTGAGTACGACAGGAGGAAGAAGAAAAA GCATGAGTTGCTAGAGGAAGCCATGAAGGCAGGGACTCCGTTCGCTCTGTGGAATGGGCCGACTGTGGTAGCCTGGTTAGAG CTGTGGGTGGGTATGCCAGCTTGGTATGTGGCCGCCTGCAGAGCAAACGTCAAAAGTGGTGCAATAATGTCGGCGCTGTCGGACCAGGAGATCCAGCGGGAGATCGGGATCAGTAACCCGCTGCACCGCCTCAAGTTGAGGCTGGCCATACAGGAGATGGTCAGCCTGACCAGTCCCTCCGCTCCCAAACCCACCAGCTCT ACTCTGGCATTCGGAGACATGAACCACGAGTGGATCGGTAACGAGTGGCTGCCCTCCATCGGACTCCCCCAGTACCGCAGTCACTTCATGGAGTGTCTGGTGGACGCCCGCATGCTGGACCACCTGACCAAGAAAGATCTGAGGGGACAGCTCAAAATGGTGGACAGCTTCCATAG AACAAGTTTACAGTATGCTATTAATTGTCTAAAACGTGTGAATTATGACAAGAAGGAACTGGAGAGGAGGAGAGAAGAAAGTGCTTCAGAAATTAAAG ATGTACTGGTCTGGTCAAACGAGAGATTGATAAAGTGGGTCCAATCCATAGGTCTACGGGAATATGCAAATAACTTGATCGAGTCTGGGGTTCACGGTGCTCTTATTGCCTTAGATGAAAGCTTTGATGCCAACAGCATGGCCCTGGCGCTACAGATCCCCAGCCAGAGTCCCCAG CAGGCACGGGCGGTTTTGGAGCGAGAGTTTGGGAACTTGTTGGTGTTGGGAACAGACAGACGATTGGACGAG GGTGAGGGTGGAAAGTTGAGACGAGCTCCATCATGGAGGAAAAAGTTTCGGACCAAGGACAGGAGTCGTGAGAGCGGGGATGAGGGGGAGCCGAGCGGGACCGAGGGTCAGACCCAACAGTCCCCCCAACACAGTCGCAGGCAGGGCGGGGCGGACAACTCAATGCACCGCCGCACCACCGAACACATGATGAACTACTGA